One Pseudomonas brassicacearum genomic region harbors:
- a CDS encoding NAD-dependent epimerase, protein MKILVTGVAGFIGFHAAKRLCSDGHQVIGLDNLNSYYSVELKQARLAQLQAYGNFQFLRLDVTDKPALLDLFAQQSFEHVVHLAAQAGVRYSIDNPDTYAQSNLVGFLNVLEACRAHRPAHLIYASSSSVYGLNEHLPYATTDAVDRPVSFYAATKRANELMAHAYAHLYGIPTTGLRFFTVYGPWGRPDMALFKFTDAIIKGQPIDVYNDGEMSRDFTYIDDIVEGLVRLIPRPPAEEGGARNKVYNIGFGAPVKLVQFIECLEEAIGIRAIKNFMPLQSGEVVNTWADTRELADFVGFRPQTPVPVGVQSFVDWYRSYYGV, encoded by the coding sequence ATGAAAATACTGGTGACCGGCGTCGCCGGGTTTATCGGGTTCCATGCCGCCAAACGCTTGTGCAGCGATGGCCATCAGGTCATTGGCCTCGACAACCTCAACAGCTACTACAGCGTCGAGCTGAAACAGGCTCGACTTGCACAACTCCAGGCATACGGTAACTTCCAGTTCCTGCGCCTGGATGTGACAGACAAACCAGCCCTGCTGGATCTGTTTGCCCAACAGTCATTCGAGCACGTCGTCCACCTGGCCGCCCAAGCGGGGGTGCGCTATTCCATCGACAATCCGGACACCTATGCGCAAAGCAACCTGGTGGGATTCCTCAACGTGCTGGAAGCCTGTCGTGCCCATCGACCGGCGCACTTGATTTACGCGTCCAGCAGTTCGGTGTACGGACTGAACGAGCACTTGCCCTATGCCACCACCGACGCGGTCGATCGTCCGGTGTCGTTCTATGCCGCGACCAAACGCGCCAATGAACTGATGGCCCACGCCTATGCCCATCTCTACGGCATTCCCACGACCGGCCTGCGCTTTTTTACCGTGTATGGACCATGGGGCCGCCCTGACATGGCGCTGTTCAAGTTCACTGACGCCATCATCAAAGGCCAACCCATCGACGTGTACAACGACGGCGAGATGTCCCGTGACTTCACCTATATCGACGACATCGTCGAGGGCTTGGTGCGCTTGATACCGCGGCCGCCTGCCGAGGAAGGCGGCGCACGAAACAAGGTCTACAACATCGGCTTTGGCGCGCCGGTGAAGCTTGTGCAATTCATCGAATGCCTCGAAGAGGCCATAGGCATCCGCGCGATAAAAAACTTCATGCCGCTGCAGTCAGGCGAGGTCGTCAATACCTGGGCCGACACCCGCGAACTGGCGGACTTCGTGGGTTTTCGTCCGCAGACCCCGGTCCCCGTGGGAGTCCAGTCATTTGTCGACTGGTACCGCAGCTATTACGGCGTTTAG